From the Paenibacillus tianjinensis genome, the window GAAGAAGCATCTGAATTTTTGGCGATCAGTACAGTTGTATTCAACCGCAGCTCATGGGAACGTTCAAAAATATCAAATATATGGTCAACCCCGCTTCGCGCAAGCGGCTCACCGATAATCAACAGCTGGGTATGGGCAAAAAACAGCTGCCGGGTCGTCCGTCTGGAGGCTTTGCGCAGAGCGCCAAAAACCGTCGTATCCTTTTCGGTAACAACCATGACCGGTGGCCGATTGCTGGCAGCACCAGTAGTCGGAGCCGATGATGACGGGTTGATAATTTGAAAAGTTACACGGTACCCTTCCTCATCATCCAGTTTATCCATTCCGATCCCGCTCACGATCGCCAGGTCATTCAGTTCTCTGCTATTCCAGCAGCCGGTCAGCAGGACTGAAACGCCTAAATATAGGGCAAGCAGACCAAGCAGCTTAGTTCTCATGAGGGTTATCCTTACGGATCTGAGTAGTTGTTCCTGGAACAGAGCTCTTGGGATTCAACAAGCGCCGGCGGATTTTCATGAAATGCAGAGGGGCTCGTAAAAAGATATCCTTCTGGTCCCCTGCTGCAAAAGGGGCTACCGGAGACATATAGGGTACCCCTAAAGAACGCAGGCTGCACAGATGGGCAATCAGAATCAGCCCGACAATCGCAATACCGTACAGTCCCATATATGCCGACACAAAGGTGATGACGAACCGAAGCAAACGTATAGACAGCGCCATATTAAAAGCTGGAGTCGCAAAGCTTGAGATCCCTGTCAGCGAAACGACAATTACCATCGCAGGTGATACAATACCGGCCTGAACGGCAGCCTGCCCCAACACAAGCCCGCCGATAATCGAAACCGTCTGCCCGATCGGGGATGGCATGCGGATCCCGGCTTCGCGGATAATTTCAAAAGTGACCTCCAGCAGAAGCACCTCGATCACCACCGGAAACGGGACTCCTTCCCGCTGTGAGGCTAAGTTGATCAGCAGAGGGGTGGGTATCATCTCCTGGTGGAAATTCAGCGCTGCGACAAATATAGCCGGACCAAACAGCGAAACGATCAGGCACATAAATCTGAGCAACCTGATCAGTGAGGACACATCATAGCGCTGATAGTAGTCCTCAACGGTATGAAAAAACATAAAAAAGGTGGCTGGTGTGATTAGGACAAATGGAGTTCCATCGACAAAAAGCGCGATTCTCCCCTCCAGCAGGTTTCCTGCTACACTGTCCGGCCGCTCAGTATTAAATATCGTCGGAAATGGTGAGTACTTGTTCTCTTCAATCAGCTGCTCAATATACCCCGATTCCAGAATAGAGTCCACATGAATCTCAGACAGCTTCTTTCTGAATTCCTGAAGCATTGCTTCATTGGCTAAACCGTGAATATGCACAATCGACACATCCGTTTTAGTTACGGCACCGATTGTTAACGTTTCGATCCACAAATTAGGGTTTTTAATCCGCTTCCGCACCAGGGACAGATTCGTGCTTAGTGATTCTGTAAAGCTGTCCTTGGGACCGCGGATGTTCACTTGAGTTGTCGCTTCGGTAACCGCTCTTCCTTCACCACCGCTGGTACTGACACTGATTGCTTTGGTGAGGCCTTGGAAAAGAATCATCGTATCACCGGACAAGAGCCCCTCCAGGAGACTATTCTGGTCTTCAACTATCTTTTCTTTACCGATACTTAATGCCTTCCCCTTCGCAAAAGAAAACCGTTCCAGCGCAGTTGCCGCAGATTCTGCCTTTTCCTGCAAGGAGTCAAAGGATAGGGCATGTGTAATATAGTCCTCTACCCGCTCCATATCGATTAGACCGTTAATATAAACAGCAGCCGCATAGTTTGCGTGATCCAGTGATTCATAATACCGTATGATCAGATCAGGACTGTTTCCAAGTTTGCTCTGGATTTGGTTGAGGTTCTCCTCGATATTCTCAAAGATCGGCGGACTTTGCTCTTTGCCATTAGCCATCTCTGCTGTTTTGGATTCTTTAGTCTGTTTAGGCATCCTCAGCACCTCCCCTATTACTATTCGCCCGTGAAACTTTTTTTATGCAGCTTATGGAATTTGGGATACGTGAGGAGATATGAAAAAAGACTGCCGGTTTGTAGAGAATCTACAAGCGGCAGCCCTTAAATATCCTGAGGGTAATTGAGTGCTATAGTGCGGCAGAATAACGATTAGTGCTCGTCGGTTACGCCGAGGGCCTTATTCTTCTCTTTGAACCGGTCATTATGCGAGGACACATACGCCGCCTTCGGCGCATCAGGATCCATGTACAGCTTGGCGCTGTTGAGTGCCAGAACCGCATCGGTAAATGTGCCGGCGATCAGCCGGACCTTGCTGCTGTAATCGACGAAGTCTCCGGCGGCAAAAATGCCCGGCAGATTCGTTTCCAGTCTTTCGCTGACATTAGCACACCAGTCACCCATATCAAGTCCCCATTCGCGCAGCGGACCGAAGTCACTTTTCAGGCCATGGTTTACAATCACTGCATCGACTGCAAACTGCTCTGTTTCCCCCGATTCAACATGGCTGATGGTTACCTGGTCAATGGTCTCTCCGTTATTACTGTGCAGCTGGCTCACCGAATACGGCACACGCACCTCAACCGAGGAAGCCTTCATGCGGGCAATATTCTTCTCATGTCCGCCGAACTGCTCTCTACGGTGCACAATAGTGACACTGGCGGCAACTCCCTCCAGCTCATTCGCCCAGTCCACTGCCGAATCGCCTCCGCCGGAGATCAATACATGCTTGCCGCGGAACGGCTCCAGCTCCTGCACGGTATAGTGCAGGTTTGTCACCTCGTAACGGTCCGCTCCCTCGATCTCCAGCTTGGCCATCTGCAGGATGCCATAGCCAATCGCCAGAATGACGGTCCGGGTCCAGTGTCGTTCCCCGGTGGACGATGTCAAAATATACGTCCCGTCCTCCTGGCGCTCCTGCCGGGTAATCTGCTGCCCCAGTACTATCGTCGGATCAAAGGTGCGGGCCTGCTGCTCCAGCTGCTTGATTAATTGACCACAGAGGGTCGGTGTAATTCCACCTACGTCCCAGATCATCTTCTCGGGATAAATCAGCATTCTTCCGCCCAGCTCATCCTTTGCTTCAATCAGCTTCGTTTTCAAGTCTCTCATGCCGCTATAAAATGCTATATACATACCTGCGGGACCCCCGCCAATAATCGTCACATCGTATAATTCCAGTTGATCACTCATATTGTTCCCTCCGGATTTTACTTGAAATTGATTCTCATTATCATTGTAATATTGTAAATGAGAATGGTACGGTTTGGCAATGGACAAATCTGCGCGGGAAGCACAAGAAACCCTGTTGCCTCCTCGTTACCGAAACTGTATTCACACAAAAAAGCGGTACTCTCTAATTAAATAGAGAAGTACCGTTGATGTTTACGGTCATCTGATTTAAATATTCTGCAGGGTCCGCCGAATATATGTAATGATTTATCTTGTGTATTCATCATATTCTTCCCGGCCGTTCAGTTTATTGTATGAATACTCGTCATTCTTCAATTTATAGATTTGCCCCATGCCGCCAAATACGAATAATAATACAACTACCATTATCCGATGAAGAAGAATGTCGAATATTGTAAGGGATAGCTAAACGAATTAATGCACTTCTGGCGCTGTAAACTGCTTCTAATGATGATCGACTGCCTAGATCCTTTAGGTTCTTGCAATATCCAAGTAATGTAATATAATCTACTGAAAAGACGATAAAAGCGGAGGACTAAACATGCAACCTGTATTCGAAACTGAAAGATTACGATTACGACCGTTTCAATTAACAGATGCCCGCACTGTGCAGGAATTAGCCGGTGATATTGCGGTGGCGAGAACAACCTTATCTATCCCCCATCCTTACACGCTCGAAGCGGCAGAGCAGTGGCTGAACGCGTGCATTGGCAGAAAAGATGAGGGTGACGGTTATCCTTGGGCGATGGTAGCTAAGGACAGCAACCAGCTGATCGGCTGCATGAGCCTCCATATTACCCGGCCGCATAATCACGGAGAGCTTGGCTACTGGATCGGACAACCTTACTGGGGACATGGGTATGCTTCTGAAGCGGCACAGCGCCTGGTCCGGTACGGATTCGAGGAACTGCATTTAAATAAAATCTGGTCAGCGGCATTGTCCAAAAACCAGGCTTCCTGGAACGTAATGAAAAAAACCGGCATGGTGCTCGAAGGGGAATTTAAACAACACATCCTTAAATGGGGCCAATACGAGGATGTCGTCTTTTACGGAATGACCAAAGGAGATTATGAGCAGTTGAGCAAGCAAACAGTCTAACGGGGAGCGGATGATTAATGAATAAAAGGCAGTACGGCAGTACAGGGAAATCCGTATCCGAGATCGGCTTCGGTGCATGGCAGCTCGGCAACAGTCAGGATTGGGAGGCGATGTCTGAGACTGCAGCCATTGAGCTGGTCCATGAGGCGCTTGAGCGGGGGATGAACTTTTTTGACACCGCTCCCAATTATGGCCTGGGTACAAGCGAAGAGCTGCTCGGTAAAGCCCTGGCCGGTAAACGCAGCAGCGCTGTCTTAAACACGAAATTCGGCCATGCGGTGGACGGCCGTACGAATTATAATGCAGATCAGATTATCCGGTCCGTTGAAGGCAGCCTGAAGCGTCTGCAGACCGACTATGTGGATTCCGTGCTGATTCATAATCCGCCGTTCGAGATACTGGACGGAAAATACGGGCACTATGAAGAACTGGAAAAACTCAAGGCTGCCGGTAAAATCCTTACTTACGGCGTTTCGGTCGATTCTGCCCCGGAGATGCTGGAGGTCATCAAACATACCAACATCGGCGTAATGGAAGTCATGTTTAATATTTTTTATCAGGAAACGGCCGAAGCCTTCAAGCTTGCCCAGGAGAACAATATCGCCCTTATCATCAAAGTCCCGCTGGATTCCGGCTGGCTCTCCGGCAAATACAACAGTCAGAGCACTTTTTCGGGAGTCCGCAGCCGCTGGTCACCGGAAATTATCCGCAAGCGGGCAGCCCTGCTGGAGCAGATCCAGTTCATCACCAATGAAGAGACAACAATGACGATGGCGGCGCTGAGATTCATTCTTGCCTACCCGGAAGTGACGACCGTAATCCCAGGGGTCAGAAACAGCGCTCAACTGGCCGAGAATATCGCAGCAAGTGATGGGGCGATGCCTAAGGAGCAGGTGAAGAAACTGCAAGGGCTGTGGGAGCAGGAGATCCGGGGGCTGGAGCTGGGCTGGTGAAGGGGTTCACTCACTCTCACCCAGCCGCACATAATAGGTCTTATACCCTCCATCGCCTATCTCCAGGCAGTTCATCTGCTCGCCGTAGGCGCAGCCGCCGTCAATGCCGATCTTATCACCAAGCGGGCTGAACCAGATGCCGGGATTATCCTGGAATTCAAAGGTTGAGGTGTGGCCGAACACTACTGTTTTGGAAGTATTCCGTACCGGATGATTGTAGAACGGTTCTCTGATCCAGATAAAATCATAATCCTTCTGCGTCTTCCAGTCCGCCAGTGCCGGGTCAATTCCCGCGTGTACAAACAGGTGGTCCTCCGTCTCATAATAGAGCGGCAATGCGCTCAGGAAATCTAAGTGGTGCCTGTAATCCTGCCTGATCCAATGTTTAATCCTGATGTATTCTTCCCAGCCCAGATCCTTCTGCACAAAATCTGCGTTGGCTGAAGCGTAGCTCATGAGAGTATGAAATCCGCCGTTATTCAGCCAGTGAATATCCAGTTTATCTTCATCATCGCTGAGCAGCGCGTCACAGGCCATTTTGTCATGATTGCCCTTCAGCACAACAGCGCCACATTCCGCTTGGAGGGACATGACCTGCTCTACAATTGCTTTGCTGTTTGGTCCCCGATCCACATAATCGCCGATGAGTATGAGTTTGTCCTGATCCGGAATATAGTTCACTTTGCGCAAAAGCGCGTTGAATTCCCGGTAACATCCGTGGATGTCACTGATCACTAAAGTTCTGATGGTTGTCCCCTCCCTGACCGTTCATCACTGTGTATCAGAACCTATATTATATCACTTGAAATTACAATCTGACCGGCATTCGTGCTGAGCTGTCCCAGCGCCAGGGTACAGAGTGTCCCTCCAGATGCAGCCCGCCGTACCACACATCAAGGCCTTGAACCGCCACCCGGTCCGCTGCTCCATCCAGTATCTGCTCGCCAAGTGCAGTCATTGTCACCTTTCGGTTCAGAAAATCCGGGACCCGGCGAAAATCGAAATGGTCTACAGCTTCCGCACCATCGATCATCAACAGCGGCTGTGTCCCTTGCACCAATCCCCGGAGATACAGCCAGTATTCGAGATCGCCCATGCCAAGCACATGCAGCGAGTCGGTTACTTGCCGGAATAGCTTCAATGGAGTATCTGCTCCCCCGCGCACAGCTTCAAGCGTCGTTTGTTCTACGATTCCAAGGCCATTGTCTACAGAAGGCAGACGTGACAAGTGAGCCTGAAACGCAGCATAGGCAAGAGGCAGCGCAGACGACTCCAGTTCT encodes:
- a CDS encoding spore germination protein, with translation MPKQTKESKTAEMANGKEQSPPIFENIEENLNQIQSKLGNSPDLIIRYYESLDHANYAAAVYINGLIDMERVEDYITHALSFDSLQEKAESAATALERFSFAKGKALSIGKEKIVEDQNSLLEGLLSGDTMILFQGLTKAISVSTSGGEGRAVTEATTQVNIRGPKDSFTESLSTNLSLVRKRIKNPNLWIETLTIGAVTKTDVSIVHIHGLANEAMLQEFRKKLSEIHVDSILESGYIEQLIEENKYSPFPTIFNTERPDSVAGNLLEGRIALFVDGTPFVLITPATFFMFFHTVEDYYQRYDVSSLIRLLRFMCLIVSLFGPAIFVAALNFHQEMIPTPLLINLASQREGVPFPVVIEVLLLEVTFEIIREAGIRMPSPIGQTVSIIGGLVLGQAAVQAGIVSPAMVIVVSLTGISSFATPAFNMALSIRLLRFVITFVSAYMGLYGIAIVGLILIAHLCSLRSLGVPYMSPVAPFAAGDQKDIFLRAPLHFMKIRRRLLNPKSSVPGTTTQIRKDNPHEN
- a CDS encoding NAD(P)/FAD-dependent oxidoreductase is translated as MSDQLELYDVTIIGGGPAGMYIAFYSGMRDLKTKLIEAKDELGGRMLIYPEKMIWDVGGITPTLCGQLIKQLEQQARTFDPTIVLGQQITRQERQEDGTYILTSSTGERHWTRTVILAIGYGILQMAKLEIEGADRYEVTNLHYTVQELEPFRGKHVLISGGGDSAVDWANELEGVAASVTIVHRREQFGGHEKNIARMKASSVEVRVPYSVSQLHSNNGETIDQVTISHVESGETEQFAVDAVIVNHGLKSDFGPLREWGLDMGDWCANVSERLETNLPGIFAAGDFVDYSSKVRLIAGTFTDAVLALNSAKLYMDPDAPKAAYVSSHNDRFKEKNKALGVTDEH
- a CDS encoding GNAT family N-acetyltransferase: MQPVFETERLRLRPFQLTDARTVQELAGDIAVARTTLSIPHPYTLEAAEQWLNACIGRKDEGDGYPWAMVAKDSNQLIGCMSLHITRPHNHGELGYWIGQPYWGHGYASEAAQRLVRYGFEELHLNKIWSAALSKNQASWNVMKKTGMVLEGEFKQHILKWGQYEDVVFYGMTKGDYEQLSKQTV
- a CDS encoding aldo/keto reductase, which codes for MNKRQYGSTGKSVSEIGFGAWQLGNSQDWEAMSETAAIELVHEALERGMNFFDTAPNYGLGTSEELLGKALAGKRSSAVLNTKFGHAVDGRTNYNADQIIRSVEGSLKRLQTDYVDSVLIHNPPFEILDGKYGHYEELEKLKAAGKILTYGVSVDSAPEMLEVIKHTNIGVMEVMFNIFYQETAEAFKLAQENNIALIIKVPLDSGWLSGKYNSQSTFSGVRSRWSPEIIRKRAALLEQIQFITNEETTMTMAALRFILAYPEVTTVIPGVRNSAQLAENIAASDGAMPKEQVKKLQGLWEQEIRGLELGW
- a CDS encoding metallophosphoesterase family protein; this translates as MISDIHGCYREFNALLRKVNYIPDQDKLILIGDYVDRGPNSKAIVEQVMSLQAECGAVVLKGNHDKMACDALLSDDEDKLDIHWLNNGGFHTLMSYASANADFVQKDLGWEEYIRIKHWIRQDYRHHLDFLSALPLYYETEDHLFVHAGIDPALADWKTQKDYDFIWIREPFYNHPVRNTSKTVVFGHTSTFEFQDNPGIWFSPLGDKIGIDGGCAYGEQMNCLEIGDGGYKTYYVRLGESE